One part of the Spiroplasma turonicum genome encodes these proteins:
- the parE gene encoding DNA topoisomerase IV subunit B: protein MANEKNLNYTEDSIQVLEGLDAVRKRPGMYIGSTDVRGLHHLVWEIVDNSIDESLAGACSEINVSIEKDGSVTIKDNGRGVPIGNYKGTKQSTPEIIFSVLHAGGKFGGDGYKTSGGLHGVGSSVVNALSSKFKVTIYRDNKISTIKFANGGKLTQPLKEIGTSKQTGTIVNFLPDETIFSTVKFSFSTISERLKESALLNSGLKITLKDNRSDKYVEYLYEDGLLEFVNELKGSQKEIISPIIIKGNNSNIDVEIAMTYTNEFSETVLGFANNVKTSEGGTHVIGFRSGLVKALNDYGRSQNILKERDKKLDASDVKEGLIAVVTVKIPENLIQYEGQTKGKLGTAEARTVCDQITETSVSFWLQENKTLAISLIEKALLARRAKEEARKARQAVRDQKNKSKSRTMLGKLTPAQGKDKEQNELFLVEGDSAGGSAKSGRDRRFQAILPLKGKVINAEKTKLIDLLKNEEIVTIMNAIGAGVGSEFDVSDINYGKIIIMTDADTDGAHIQTLLLTFFYRYMKDLILNKKVYIALPPLFKVTSPNKKDFKYLWTEDELVSHMKNTKQKYEIQRYKGLGEMNATQLWETTMDPSQRKLILVKIDDGLAAENSFRTLMGDNSDKRKEWIEENVKFTLEENMDFL from the coding sequence ATGGCAAATGAAAAAAATTTAAATTATACAGAAGACAGTATACAGGTTTTAGAAGGATTAGACGCAGTTAGAAAAAGACCAGGAATGTATATTGGTTCAACAGATGTTAGAGGATTACATCACTTAGTTTGAGAAATTGTTGATAATTCAATAGATGAATCTTTGGCAGGGGCATGTTCAGAGATTAACGTCTCTATTGAAAAAGATGGTTCTGTAACTATAAAAGACAATGGTAGAGGTGTTCCAATAGGTAATTACAAGGGTACTAAACAATCTACTCCAGAAATAATATTTTCAGTACTTCATGCAGGTGGAAAATTTGGTGGTGATGGTTATAAAACTTCAGGTGGATTACATGGAGTTGGTTCATCAGTTGTTAACGCATTATCAAGTAAATTTAAAGTAACTATATATAGAGATAATAAAATATCAACAATAAAATTTGCAAATGGTGGTAAATTAACACAACCACTTAAAGAAATTGGTACTTCAAAACAAACAGGTACAATTGTTAATTTTTTACCTGATGAAACAATATTTTCAACAGTTAAGTTTTCATTTTCTACAATATCTGAAAGATTAAAGGAAAGTGCTTTATTAAACTCTGGATTAAAAATTACATTAAAAGATAATCGAAGTGATAAGTATGTTGAATATTTATATGAAGATGGTTTGCTTGAGTTTGTAAATGAGTTAAAGGGTAGTCAAAAAGAAATTATCTCACCAATTATAATAAAAGGTAACAACTCTAATATTGATGTTGAAATAGCTATGACATACACTAATGAATTTTCTGAAACTGTTTTAGGTTTTGCAAATAATGTTAAAACAAGTGAGGGAGGTACTCACGTAATTGGTTTTAGATCAGGTTTGGTTAAAGCTCTAAATGATTATGGTAGATCTCAGAATATTTTAAAAGAAAGAGATAAAAAACTTGATGCATCAGATGTTAAAGAAGGTTTAATAGCAGTTGTGACTGTTAAAATTCCTGAAAATTTAATTCAATACGAGGGTCAAACTAAGGGTAAATTAGGTACTGCTGAAGCAAGAACTGTTTGTGATCAAATTACAGAAACAAGTGTTAGTTTTTGATTGCAAGAAAACAAAACATTAGCGATATCTCTTATTGAAAAAGCATTATTAGCTAGAAGAGCTAAAGAAGAAGCTAGAAAAGCACGACAAGCAGTTAGGGATCAAAAAAATAAATCTAAATCAAGAACTATGCTTGGTAAATTGACACCTGCACAAGGAAAAGACAAAGAACAAAATGAACTTTTCTTAGTTGAAGGGGATTCAGCCGGAGGAAGTGCTAAATCTGGTAGAGATAGAAGATTTCAAGCTATTTTACCATTGAAAGGGAAAGTTATTAATGCTGAAAAAACAAAATTAATAGACCTTTTAAAAAATGAAGAAATAGTCACAATTATGAATGCAATTGGTGCAGGAGTTGGTAGTGAATTTGATGTTAGTGATATTAATTATGGTAAAATAATAATAATGACAGACGCAGATACTGATGGAGCACACATCCAAACTTTATTATTAACATTCTTTTATAGATATATGAAAGATTTAATCCTAAACAAAAAAGTATATATTGCATTACCACCTTTATTCAAAGTTACCAGTCCTAATAAAAAAGATTTTAAGTACCTTTGAACTGAAGATGAATTAGTGTCTCATATGAAAAATACTAAACAAAAATATGAAATACAAAGATACAAAGGTTTAGGTGAAATGAATGCAACACAATTATGAGAGACAACTATGGACCCTTCGCAAAGAAAACTTATTCTTGTAAAAATTGATGATGGTTTAGCTGCAGAAAATTCTTTTAGAACATTAATGGGTGACAACTCAGATAAAAGAAAAGAGTGAATTGAAGAAAATGTAAAATTTACTTTAGAAGAAAATATGGACTTCTTATAA
- the parC gene encoding DNA topoisomerase IV subunit A, protein MSDNNKNGIINYSLEDLMSERFGRYAKYIIQERALPDVRDGLKPVQRRILFTMNEINLTHDKAYKKSARIVGDVIGKYHPHGDTSVYEALVRMSQDWKLNMPLVDMQGNNGSIDGDGAAAMRYTESRLSKITSVLLEDLQKNTVLFAPNYDDSEKEPTVLPGYFPNILINGSTGIAAGYATNMPPHNLGEIIDATIHLVKKPKSTFNELSKIVKGPDFPTGGIAMGREGIESAFLTGKGRVIIQSRITREDDKIVIDQIPYEVVKQDLVRKIGEVVELNPQLDVKEVRDETDRDGLRIVVELNPDADYELIRKFLLKNTALQVSYNYNNVVIVDKQPKQLGLIDIIKAYIKHYKDVFLKKTKFDLDKSEKRLEIIEGLVKAISILDEVIQIIRNSSNRSDAILNLINKYQFTENQAVAIVDLRLYRLTSTDIVKLNEEKDLLNSLISKLKSIINDEGVLNNEIISKLSDFKKEFSIPRRTKIVDEVENIDVELKKTIVEKDYTIWVSQDGYLKAIEDSQLGKFPIADFKRKPNDIWVAQFPASSLDFILLVSSAGTYFSIPVYKINPSKWKEIGMHLNEVATIAGHEKILAAFVVKKFENAKQEILLASKKGMIKRTPIEDLETKMFSKAFRIMKLQDGDELVSASLVTSKTRFVTMVTNNGYSVRYDISEIPSAGQNAKGVKSTVVKDDDIIAGKAFDEKGDILILTNKGNVKKIKQELVPLMNRPKRGVRLYPWNKKRDEFATFLYNVQDKDILNILDDEDNLTQLNIKSFKYADLEDVPEDLDMTSIITTTLEKSFVVKNGDIPIPPKSNDDDSNNNNDNNNNTGKKNTDLKDNKKVIKPKSDNKIIFNEDKNNNENIKLKDENKSEDMVTEELKIDIDDLL, encoded by the coding sequence ATGTCAGATAATAACAAAAATGGTATTATAAATTATTCACTTGAAGATTTAATGAGTGAAAGATTTGGTAGATATGCAAAATATATTATACAAGAAAGAGCATTACCAGATGTTAGAGATGGATTAAAGCCTGTTCAAAGACGTATATTATTTACAATGAACGAAATAAATTTGACTCATGATAAAGCATATAAAAAATCTGCTCGTATTGTTGGTGATGTAATTGGTAAATATCACCCACATGGAGATACATCAGTATATGAAGCATTAGTTAGAATGTCACAAGACTGAAAATTAAATATGCCATTGGTTGATATGCAAGGTAATAATGGTTCAATTGACGGTGATGGTGCTGCTGCAATGCGTTATACTGAGTCAAGATTATCAAAAATTACAAGTGTACTTTTAGAAGATCTACAAAAAAACACTGTATTATTTGCACCTAATTATGATGATTCTGAAAAAGAACCTACTGTTTTACCTGGTTACTTTCCTAATATTTTAATTAACGGGTCAACTGGTATAGCAGCAGGTTATGCAACAAATATGCCTCCGCATAATTTAGGCGAAATAATAGATGCAACAATACATCTAGTTAAAAAACCTAAATCTACATTTAATGAGTTATCTAAAATTGTTAAAGGACCTGATTTCCCTACAGGTGGAATTGCAATGGGTCGTGAAGGTATTGAGAGTGCATTCTTAACAGGTAAAGGAAGAGTTATTATACAGTCAAGAATAACTAGAGAAGATGACAAAATAGTTATTGATCAAATTCCTTATGAAGTTGTAAAACAAGATCTTGTTAGAAAAATTGGTGAAGTTGTAGAATTAAATCCCCAACTTGATGTAAAAGAAGTTAGAGATGAAACAGATAGGGATGGGTTGAGAATAGTTGTTGAATTAAACCCAGATGCTGATTATGAATTAATTAGAAAGTTTTTATTAAAGAACACTGCGTTGCAAGTTTCTTATAATTATAACAATGTTGTAATTGTTGACAAACAACCTAAACAACTTGGTCTTATAGATATTATAAAAGCTTATATTAAACATTATAAAGATGTATTTTTAAAAAAGACTAAATTCGATTTAGATAAGTCAGAAAAAAGATTAGAAATAATTGAAGGTTTAGTAAAAGCTATATCAATATTAGATGAAGTAATTCAAATAATTAGAAATTCTTCAAACAGAAGTGATGCTATATTAAATTTAATTAATAAATATCAATTTACTGAAAATCAAGCTGTTGCAATTGTTGATTTAAGATTGTATAGATTAACTTCAACTGATATTGTAAAACTTAATGAAGAAAAAGATTTATTGAACTCTTTAATATCAAAATTAAAATCAATTATTAATGATGAAGGAGTTTTAAACAACGAAATTATTTCAAAGTTAAGTGATTTTAAAAAAGAATTTAGTATACCAAGACGAACTAAAATTGTTGATGAAGTTGAAAATATAGATGTTGAGTTGAAAAAAACAATAGTGGAAAAAGATTATACAATTTGAGTTTCTCAAGATGGTTATTTAAAAGCTATCGAAGATTCACAACTTGGTAAGTTCCCAATTGCTGATTTTAAACGTAAACCAAATGATATTTGAGTTGCTCAGTTCCCAGCATCAAGTCTAGACTTTATATTATTAGTTTCAAGTGCAGGAACATACTTCTCAATTCCAGTTTATAAAATTAATCCAAGCAAATGAAAAGAAATTGGAATGCATTTAAATGAAGTTGCAACAATAGCAGGTCATGAAAAAATATTAGCAGCATTCGTAGTTAAGAAGTTTGAAAATGCAAAACAAGAAATTTTGTTAGCTTCTAAAAAAGGTATGATTAAGCGTACACCAATTGAAGATTTAGAAACTAAAATGTTTTCTAAAGCATTTAGAATTATGAAACTTCAAGATGGAGATGAATTAGTTTCAGCATCATTAGTTACATCAAAAACTAGATTTGTTACAATGGTTACAAATAATGGTTACTCAGTAAGATATGATATTTCTGAAATTCCAAGTGCAGGTCAAAATGCAAAAGGTGTTAAGTCAACTGTTGTGAAAGATGATGATATAATTGCTGGTAAAGCTTTTGATGAAAAAGGAGATATTTTAATTCTAACAAACAAAGGTAATGTTAAAAAAATTAAACAAGAACTAGTGCCTTTAATGAATAGACCAAAACGTGGAGTAAGATTATATCCTTGAAATAAAAAACGAGATGAGTTTGCAACATTTTTATACAACGTTCAAGATAAAGATATTCTTAATATTTTAGATGATGAAGATAATTTAACACAATTAAATATAAAATCATTCAAATATGCTGATTTAGAAGATGTTCCTGAAGATTTGGACATGACAAGTATTATCACCACAACTTTAGAAAAATCATTTGTAGTAAAAAATGGTGATATTCCAATTCCACCAAAATCTAATGATGATGACTCTAACAATAACAACGACAATAACAACAACACAGGCAAAAAAAATACTGATTTAAAGGACAATAAAAAAGTAATAAAACCAAAGTCTGATAATAAAATTATTTTTAATGAAGACAAGAATAATAATGAAAACATTAAATTAAAAGATGAAAATAAAAGTGAAGATATGGTAACAGAAGAATTGAAAATTGATATTGACGACCTATTATAA
- a CDS encoding AAA family ATPase — MKKFKGKIYKYIYTTDSGWGVVLFNLLDNPKKVLKLVGNVSNLNKDYIYEIEVEQFEDKLRNEINFKLINFKNIKDFKEQDITSLIKYLSSPLFPTIGKRLAENIVKYFKDDVLNKIINNKEELMNISGMTIEKSLILYKNVFELKNNILDFFIENNLSLDIYNKLLRKLNGDTKLFENFLKSDFYSFANKNKIYNFEEIDKISLAFGEQKNSDRRISWVVYNLVNKILFASSNTYTDIDQIKKELYKTTYIDINYPFQSIINNLLYAKENNILYFKDKKIYTKESYEDELYISKKMFEIKNLVPEIKYSDNEITKKINLVELYFREIKKDDTFKFNEEQLHSLKSFVNNNVLIITGGPGTGKTTIITAIIKLYELLYNKKNDDYAILAPTGRAASRIKEDFSDLTTSTIHKFLKYTGEDNFEINIQNQVSKSLLIIDESSILGNHLFSNLLKGISCLNKLVLIGDIKQLPSVDYGNLYEDLINSKLFTTEYLITNNRQSSDNDIPKLANSLWDGNELELNDLKNVIFDYSESQNLLIDKIKFYYEKFNTNNLMESITKVQIISPMYKEEFGINNLNNIIQNHLIKSSKFSLKKGNISFKQNDKIIFTENNAKLSLFNGDVGIIESIYKDKEEYKMRLKFLDRDIIIGKEVLKNIDLSYACSIHKTQGSEYENVIIILDQTNKYTNFFVDKRMLYTAITRAKKNLVILSTKETFMKCSSFLKESRKTTLVDNLLNIFKNKE; from the coding sequence ATGAAAAAGTTCAAAGGCAAGATATATAAATATATTTATACTACTGATTCAGGTTGAGGTGTTGTATTATTTAATCTTTTAGATAATCCAAAAAAAGTTTTAAAACTTGTTGGAAATGTATCTAATTTAAATAAAGATTATATTTATGAAATCGAAGTTGAACAATTTGAAGATAAACTAAGAAATGAAATTAATTTTAAGTTAATAAATTTTAAAAATATAAAAGATTTTAAAGAACAAGATATTACAAGTCTAATTAAATATTTATCTTCTCCCTTGTTTCCAACAATTGGTAAAAGACTTGCAGAAAATATTGTTAAATATTTTAAGGATGATGTTTTGAACAAAATTATTAATAACAAAGAAGAATTGATGAATATAAGTGGGATGACAATTGAAAAATCATTAATATTATATAAAAATGTATTTGAATTAAAAAATAATATACTCGACTTTTTTATTGAAAATAATTTAAGTTTAGATATTTACAATAAGTTACTAAGAAAACTTAATGGTGACACAAAATTATTTGAGAACTTTTTAAAAAGTGATTTTTATAGTTTTGCAAATAAAAATAAGATATATAATTTTGAGGAAATAGATAAAATTTCATTAGCATTTGGTGAACAAAAAAATAGTGATAGAAGAATAAGTTGAGTAGTTTATAATCTAGTTAATAAAATTTTATTTGCAAGTAGCAACACTTATACGGACATAGACCAAATAAAAAAAGAATTATATAAGACTACTTACATTGATATTAACTATCCATTTCAAAGTATCATCAATAATTTATTATATGCAAAAGAAAATAATATTTTATATTTCAAAGATAAAAAAATATATACAAAAGAAAGTTATGAAGATGAATTGTATATCTCTAAAAAAATGTTTGAAATTAAAAACTTAGTTCCAGAAATAAAATATAGTGATAATGAAATAACTAAAAAAATTAATCTTGTTGAATTATATTTTAGAGAAATAAAAAAAGATGATACTTTTAAGTTTAATGAAGAACAACTACATTCTTTAAAAAGTTTTGTTAATAATAATGTTTTAATAATAACTGGTGGTCCTGGAACAGGAAAAACAACTATTATTACAGCAATAATTAAGTTATATGAATTATTATATAATAAAAAAAATGATGATTATGCAATCTTAGCACCAACAGGTAGAGCTGCTTCAAGAATCAAAGAAGACTTTAGCGATCTTACAACTTCTACAATTCATAAGTTTTTAAAATATACAGGCGAAGACAATTTTGAAATTAATATTCAAAACCAAGTTTCAAAGAGTTTATTAATAATAGATGAATCTTCTATTCTTGGAAATCATCTTTTTTCTAATTTATTGAAAGGTATTTCATGTTTAAATAAATTAGTTTTAATTGGTGATATTAAACAACTACCTAGTGTTGATTATGGAAACTTATATGAAGACTTAATTAACTCAAAATTATTTACTACAGAGTATCTTATTACAAACAATAGACAATCAAGTGATAATGATATTCCTAAGTTAGCAAATTCATTATGAGATGGAAATGAATTAGAATTAAATGATTTAAAAAATGTTATATTTGATTACTCTGAATCTCAAAATTTACTAATAGATAAAATAAAATTTTATTATGAAAAGTTTAATACTAATAACCTAATGGAATCTATAACTAAAGTACAAATTATTTCACCAATGTATAAAGAAGAGTTTGGAATTAATAATTTAAATAACATAATACAAAATCATTTAATTAAATCAAGTAAATTTTCTCTTAAAAAAGGTAATATAAGTTTTAAACAAAATGACAAAATTATATTCACTGAAAATAATGCTAAATTATCATTGTTTAATGGTGATGTTGGAATTATAGAAAGTATTTATAAAGATAAAGAAGAGTATAAAATGCGTTTAAAGTTTTTAGATAGAGATATCATAATTGGTAAAGAAGTTTTAAAAAATATAGATTTAAGTTATGCTTGCTCCATTCATAAAACGCAAGGTAGTGAATATGAAAATGTAATAATAATTTTAGATCAAACAAATAAATATACTAATTTTTTTGTTGATAAAAGGATGCTTTATACAGCAATAACTCGAGCAAAGAAGAACCTAGTTATATTATCTACAAAAGAAACATTTATGAAATGTTCAAGCTTTTTAAAAGAGTCAAGAAAAACTACTCTTGTAGATAATTTATTAAATATTTTTAAAAATAAGGAATAA
- the scm1 gene encoding motility-associated protein Scm1, with the protein MKQKGIITILIVFSILFISTLIVGLSFNPLINVNQELLNSNINEKAGNNISNSFDLAYFIFGYKGFLSILRENSFNFIIFSLFWVFLLPTFFSFFILFLSVYLFTVVINNIRREYKYKTAKAVGKNGMYITFFIFILFVIITISLFSVLDSSFKKVDNLKNIFNDSFYDSFSVISLLKVLANCKLFNINNESVGDLLGQDFNYSLLTTSLVFGVIFLPLIGISLIIFTSIWIATFVSVRNSSHSKFRMWLRNIRIDSKREFYSLILKNIWLWLVTSAFLITIIIPGLVHPYKNSFQITLAIISILCIPLVFIPLIIGMTRIVKIRRFNYNLLMFIQIMVLIITVISFQLTIWVLFKDEIQVHSSVSSLIPFITISLSIFAEFGFIKLQKR; encoded by the coding sequence ATGAAACAAAAAGGAATAATAACAATTTTAATAGTATTTTCAATCTTATTTATATCTACATTAATTGTAGGTTTATCATTTAATCCATTAATTAATGTTAATCAAGAATTATTAAATTCTAATATTAATGAAAAAGCAGGTAACAATATTTCTAATTCTTTTGACTTAGCTTACTTTATATTTGGTTACAAAGGCTTTCTTTCAATACTTAGAGAAAATTCTTTTAACTTTATTATATTTTCATTATTTTGAGTTTTTCTTCTTCCTACTTTCTTTTCATTCTTTATACTGTTTCTTTCAGTTTATTTATTTACTGTAGTAATAAATAATATTAGAAGAGAATACAAATATAAAACTGCTAAAGCGGTTGGTAAAAATGGAATGTATATAACTTTTTTCATTTTTATATTGTTTGTTATAATCACAATTTCCTTATTTTCTGTATTAGATTCAAGTTTTAAAAAAGTAGATAATTTAAAAAATATTTTTAATGATAGCTTCTATGACTCATTTTCAGTAATCTCACTTTTAAAAGTCTTAGCAAATTGTAAATTATTTAATATTAATAATGAAAGTGTTGGTGACTTATTGGGTCAAGATTTCAACTACTCTTTATTAACAACATCACTAGTATTTGGAGTTATTTTTTTACCATTAATCGGTATATCATTAATTATTTTTACATCAATTTGAATTGCTACTTTTGTATCAGTTAGAAACAGTAGTCACTCTAAATTTAGAATGTGATTAAGAAATATTAGAATAGATTCAAAAAGAGAGTTTTACTCTTTAATATTAAAAAATATTTGATTATGACTTGTTACATCAGCTTTTTTAATAACTATTATAATACCAGGACTAGTTCACCCTTATAAAAATAGTTTTCAAATAACTTTAGCAATAATTTCAATATTATGTATCCCTCTAGTTTTCATACCTTTAATAATTGGTATGACTAGAATTGTTAAAATTAGAAGATTTAATTATAACTTATTAATGTTTATTCAAATAATGGTTTTAATTATTACAGTAATAAGTTTTCAACTTACAATTTGAGTATTATTTAAAGATGAAATTCAAGTGCATTCATCTGTTTCTTCATTAATACCATTTATCACAATTTCTTTATCTATATTTGCAGAATTCGGATTTATAAAATTACAAAAAAGATAA
- a CDS encoding ATP-binding cassette domain-containing protein has protein sequence MIKLINVQKKVKNKIILNNINLEVNKNDIIGIVGENGSGKSTLLKTILGLKQATKGEIIYNEKSFSYFPDVNNMITSLIPLDLISHYCYINNIKFKEIKKRYDFLINELNLNSLIKTNMKNLSTGEKKRIYMLIILLIKKSTFFFDEPTDNLDKEYNKIFDSILEDLILKDSTIVVVSHSYDFLEKFINKLIVLNEGKIIYNDKFNKGDNIKNILLNLKNKSIEVNQQSSLVNW, from the coding sequence ATGATTAAATTGATTAACGTACAAAAAAAAGTTAAAAATAAAATAATTTTAAATAATATTAATTTAGAAGTTAATAAAAATGATATTATTGGAATCGTTGGAGAAAATGGTAGCGGTAAATCTACATTATTAAAAACCATTTTAGGTTTAAAACAAGCAACTAAAGGTGAAATCATTTATAATGAAAAAAGTTTTAGTTATTTTCCTGATGTTAATAATATGATTACAAGTTTGATTCCTTTAGATTTAATTAGCCATTATTGTTATATAAATAATATTAAATTTAAAGAAATAAAAAAAAGATATGATTTTTTGATCAATGAACTAAATTTAAATAGTTTAATTAAAACGAATATGAAAAATTTAAGTACGGGAGAAAAGAAAAGAATTTATATGTTAATTATATTATTAATTAAAAAAAGTACATTTTTCTTTGATGAACCTACTGATAATTTAGATAAAGAGTATAATAAAATATTTGATTCTATACTTGAAGATTTGATATTAAAAGATAGTACAATAGTAGTTGTATCACATTCTTATGACTTTTTAGAAAAGTTTATAAATAAATTAATAGTATTGAATGAAGGAAAAATAATTTATAATGACAAGTTTAACAAAGGTGACAATATAAAAAATATTTTACTTAACTTAAAAAATAAAAGTATAGAAGTTAATCAACA